The Anguilla rostrata isolate EN2019 chromosome 2, ASM1855537v3, whole genome shotgun sequence genome contains the following window.
gtggtctgaattttatatttactcagtttattgtagttaaattgttattgcctgttatgttatgtttgtcACGTGAGTGTATGAtttggcaatgtaagtgtacccttaccatgccaataaagcttattgaattgaattgaattgagagagagagagagagagagagagaggcagagatgggCTTTTTGACTTTTGATGCTCCATTATTTGAACATCATGGTCAGTTCATtacactaaaataaattaaataaataaatgaatgaaaaaaaggaaaataaaaataaaaataaactaagaaacaaccaaaaaacatcAAAAGGGAGAACAGCTCATATACCTTATAAAGCAAAGACATGtacccccccctcatccccaaCACAGATTGCTTCCCCAGCACACCAGGTTCTCTTGAACCCTTCAAAGTTTTTAACCATCTCTGCATGCGCATATTGTACTCGCAAAACATAACACTTAAAAAGCAGCTCTGGGTCCACAGGACCAGATCAGCCTTGTTCCGCCGGGTCACCCATACTGCCAGCTCggctgagagaggcagagagagagaaagcggcagagagagagactcacgtTATCGGTGATGGTGGCGTCGCAGCCGGGCACGGACAGGAGCTGGCGCACGATGTCCACGTGCCCGTGCTCGCAGGCGCACATAAGCGCGGTGGAGCCGTCCTCGTCCCGGACGTTCACCTGCGCCCCGCAGGACAGCAGCGCCCGCACCATGTCCCCCCGCCCGTGACTGACCGCCAGCATCAGCGCCGTCTGTCCCGCCTGCCAACACGCAGCCAATCGCAGGAGGGTTAGAACATTCCCATCCAATCAGAGAAGAGTTACATCAATCAcatccaatcagaggagagttcGAGTAACTCCATCTAATCGAAGAAGAGTTACATGAATCAAATCCAATCAGAGGACAGATAGCATAATTCCATCCAATCGTAAGGTAATGAATAGGCGAGAGACGGTCTGACTGACATTTGCGCAGAACATTAAGCGGTACCTGGCTGGCCTTGGCATTGACGTCTCCAgagtgcagcagctgcaggatggTGCGCAGATCGCTGTCCGAGTGGAACGCAGCCAGCGCAGTCAGCATGATGGCTGTGTATCCCGCCTTGTTCTGTTTATCTGCATTACACAGACctgtgcagagagaggggttagtgtacatcacacacacacacacagcatacagacacacacacacacacatacacacacagtctttctctctctgcttctatttgtcttcatatttatctctctctcccctccctccccctccccctctctctccatccctccctctgtctccccctccctcccaccctctctctctctccctcctgccccctctctctccctccccccctccccctcccttcccatccctcctctgtctcctcctccacccctctctctcttcctcagcccctctcctccctcccctcctctctcaccgGTGTCGAGCAGCTGTTTGACCACAGGGAAGTTGGAGTGGGACACGGTGTAGTGCAGGGCCGTGTTGCCGTTGCCGTCGGCCATGTTGACCACAAACTCCAGCAGCCGCGGGGAGACGGAGGCGAAGGCGTCCATGTAGGCCCTGACCACGCCCGTGTCCGCCGACCGGTGACAGGACACGCGCAGCCACTCCTGCAGCACCAGGCTGTACGCAGACTTCTgcggggggggacagggaggggaagagagagaggggggaagggagagagagggagggagagggatagagagagaaaagtatGACATTGCActatattttatatgcattgcaatgtgcatttacaaagctttatactgaaatatgtcacgccaataaagcattttgaatcgAATTGAATAaaatcgagagagagagacgttaaattacattacatttatttgacatacaataagtgcataccgaaggtcactggaacaactaaaaaacacagggccgaTAAGGGACAACACTCAttatgagagagacagatggagagagagagagagaaagagaaacagggagagagcgagagagggggagggagagagagagagagacagggggagatgTGTTCAAAATGTGGTTACTCAGCAAGTTCAAAATATAGTTACTTATGAATCACTTCAGCACAGTTATGAGACCTGGATCACGAAcagacaaaatttaaaaagtatatatactttttaatgAGGTcatgggccctgtttcacaaagcagaatgactaaataaatattacaaaataaatatcataatgATCAAATCATTAATTCTAATAATTAATTCAGTCTAATAAATAATTATCAACACCCATATGCCACTCTTACTAAttactacacagtaaaatgttcagtgtcaaCGTTAAATTCACTCTGACAGAGTAAATCTGATCCCTCCTTGACTCATAAACTGTGTTAGAGTAAAATTAACActaaaatttgtatttacaaACAGGCTTTCACTGGTTGTTGATACACAATAAGGGGAAAGGCAAACCTGCGCTCCTGTGAATTAGCCTCTGCCATCATGAAAAGGAAAGaactacagtcacacacatttaGGAGACACGCACAAGCCACAGGCTATTTTCATGAATCACAAATCATgtgacttgtgtttttttttgtttttttgtgtgtgttccaaACCCACAATGCTGTTATTGTGAGATCATTGAAGCAAGGGTGCGACAggaaggggagaaggagaggaagagagaaaaaataaaacgtgagggaggaaaggaggaagagCGCAgagcaaaagaaataaatggcaACAGAGAGACAATTAAAAAGGAGAGAGATagtcagaaagagagaaaatggggaaaacaagaggagaaagacagacagagggggagagagtaagaaagagaaagagagggagggagtgaaggatggatatacatataaaatgcCTGCCTGCTGCCTCTGCATAGCTCCACACATCAGTAACGGATCTATTGgcctgcaaggccttgctgtgACTAACAGTCCCCATCTTAAAAGCAGACACACAATTTCAGTTCTGCACCGCCACAGAGACCACACCAGCACCAGGGACGAGGCAGAGGTCCCTGACGCTGGCCTCCCTCTGAGCAGTGACCTGCCACTCTGGCCTGAGAGGCGCAGAGAAATCATATTTCACAGATATGTATATGCTTATTTACCTtatctcttcccccctccctgcaaGTTCAGTTCATTAGAACTGATTCAGATTACCGACTGCATGGCCGCTACCTGATTCAGTGCTGAATTAATGGGATTCTCACATTCAAACCTCTACTCACACTTATCAGAAATAAAAGAACAGTTGTGCAGGAAAACAGACTGACCTCAAAACGCTAGTCTGAATAAAAGCGAACTCAAGACAGCCTGTCATTATGCTGAAGAAGATAAAAATATTCTTAACGCCATAATTACGTAGAAAATGTTCAttgtaaaatcaactctaaaGGATATTGAGTTGGAGgaggatattattattattattataacaatgtattctttttttatttcattactaTCACATTTTGATAcaatttttacaatgttttaccGTGGTCATTATTATAGATAAAGATTTACAGGTGCATTTTCGCGAGTGTCTCGCGCTAACACGGCACAGCTGCGTCCTCTGCGGTCGGCACGGCAACTACGCGTGGTGGGAAGGGCTGCAAAGCTGCATCTCTGTTTATGCTCCGGAAATATCTACGCGCGCGTGCCACCAACCGCTATCTGCAGGAGCGGGCGGAAGAAAAACCCGGTGCCAGAAATAGAACGGCACGATAACCGATTCTATGCACATCGCACCAGCTGAATTagtctagaaaaaaaaaaaattaattcactgtgAACGGCGAGTGAAACCAGCTCTGAGGGCACTCTGTTAGTTTCGGTTAGAGCACAAAACTGTAACACGGAAACGCGTTTTAAAAGCCAGCTCTTCCTCAGAGGCATACCTGCATCCATAATTTAGCGTAGGGGCTTCTAAGGTTTAATCtgggaaagtgttttttttgtccacgTTTGACGTCACGTTACTAAACACAGTCATGTACCAGGCTGCTGTAATGTTTGCTTCCACATGGACCACTTCTTCCTTGAAAAAGCGTTCTGTCCATTGGGTCTGGAAAGCTCTGATTCACGAGACAGTCATGAGGGTCACATATGCAGTGTGCCCATGAGAGTCATCGTCAATGGCAGTCGTAAAACCTGAGTGTGTCTCAGTGGAAAGTGTTTGTCTCAATGtgcttgtgttcagtgttgcagtgttgcagttggtgtcagtgtgttcagtgtgtgcagtgtatgcagtatatgcagtgtgttcagtgttttcagtgtgtcCGGTGTGTGAAAGAAGGAGAGTAGCATACCGCCTCCTGCTGGCTGAAGAGAGCAGGTTCGCCCACGGCCTTCTGCAGCGAGTGCAGGGCCGCCATCATGCTGTCACTCAGCTGCAGCCTGGAGGACAGACACAGGAGAGAATCAAATCAAACTCCAGCTTTCTTACTGTAAAACACCCAGCCACACTGTATCAAATACCAGCTTTCTTACTGTAAAACACCCAGCCACACTGTATCAAACTCCAGCTTTCTTACTGTAAAACACCCAGCCACACTGTATCAAACACCAGCTttcttactgtaaaacacacaacTGCACTGTATCAAACTCCAGCTTTCTTACCGTAAAACACCCAGCCACACTGTATCAAATACCAACTTTCTTACCGTAAAACACCCAGCCACACTGTATCAAACACCAGCTTTCTTACTGTaaaacacccacccacactgTATCAAATCCAGCTTTCTTACTGTAAAACACCCAGCCACACTGTATCAAATACCAGCTTTCTTACTGTAAAACACCCAGCCACACTGTATCAAACACCAGCTTTCTTACTGTAAAACACCCAGCCACACTGTATCAAATACCAGCTTTCTTACTGTAAAACACCCAGCTGCACTGTATCAAATACCAGCTTTCTTACTGTAAAACACCCAGCCAAACTGTATCAAACATCAGCTTTCTTACTGTAAAACACCCAACCACACTGTATCAAACATCAGCTTTCTTACTGTAAAACACCCAGCCAAACTGTATCAAACACCAGCTTTCTTACTGTAAAACACCCAGCTGCACTGTATCAAACACCAGCTTTCTTACTGTAAAACACCCAGCCACACTGTATCAAACACCAGCTTTCTTACTGTAAAACACCCAGCCACACTGTATCAAACACCAGCTttcttactgtaaaacacacaacTGCACTGTATCAAATACCAGCTTTCTTACTGTAAAACACCCAGCTACACTGTATCAAACACCAGCTTTCTTACCGTAAAACACCCAGCCACATTGTATCAAACACCAGCTTTCTTACCGTAAAACACCCAGCCGTACTGTATCAAACTCCAGCTTTCTTACTGTAAAACACCCAGCTGCACTGTATCAAACACCAGCTttcttactgtaaaacacacaacTGCACTGTATCAAACACCAGCTTTCTTACTGTAAAACACCCAGCCACACTGTATCAAACACCAGCTTTCTTACTGTAAAACACCCAGCCACACTGTATCAAACACCAGCTTTCTTACTGTAAAACACCCAACCACACTGTATCAAACACCAGCTTTCTTACTGTAAAACACCCAGCCACACTGTATCAAACACCAGCTTTCTTACTGTAAAACACCCAGCCACACTGTATTAAACACCAGCTttcttactgtaaaacacacaacTTCACTGTATCAAACACCAGCTTTCTTACTGTAAAACACCCAGCCACACTGTATCAAACACCAGCTTTCTTACTGTAAAACACCCAGCCACACTGTATCAAACACCAGCTttcttactgtaaaacacacaacTGCACTGTATCAAACACCAGCTttcttactgtaaaacacacaacTTCACTGTATCAAACACCAGCTTTCTTACTGTAAAACACCCAGCCACACTGTATCAAACACCAGCTTTCTTACTGTAAAACACCCAGCTGCACTGTATCAAACACCAGCTTTCTCACTGTAAAACACACGACTGCACTGTATCAAATATGTGCTCTGTATGGAGGCCCATCGTAGACCAGCATGTCCACTCCTGGTGTCCTTTACCTGGCTTCCTGAGAGGCGCATGGTCCGGAGCTGCCTTTCCCAGACACCTGCTCCTGGGTCTTGAGGGGTGATTGGATGACAACCTGTTTGGGGGCGGAGACAACGGACGGCGATCCAGCAACGTCCCGTTTGGGGGCGGAGGCGGTGAGTGGTAATTGGTTGGCATTCGGTTTGGGGGCGGAGCTGGTGGACAGTGATTGGGTGGCCCCCTGCTTGGCAGCTGATTGGTCAGCGGAGGGACGGTGCGTGGGGGTCTCAGGGAGTCTCTCTCTGGCCTCGTGATATTCACTGGCATCGCTTTCCTCATCAGAGCTCTCACTGCTGCTGTCCTCCGAGGAAGAGGACTCATACCTGCACAGTGAGATACGACACCCGGGATTCAATACTCACACCCTGGATTCAACACTCACACATGAGAATCAACACTCACACCCAGGATTCAATACTCACACCTGCGATTCAATACTCACACCAGGGATTCAATACTCACACCCTGGATTCAACACTCACACAGAAGAATCAACACTCACACCCAGGATTCAATACTCACACCTGGGATTCAATACTCACACCCGGGATTCAATACTCACACCCTGGATTCAACACTCACACATGAGAATCAACACTCACACCCAGGATTCAATACTCACACCTGCGATTCAATACTCACACCCGCGATTAAACACTCACTACCGTGATTCAATACTCACACCCGTAATTCAATACTCACTCCCGCAATTCAACACTCACACCCGGGATTCAATACTCACACCCTGGATTCAACACTCACACATGAGAATCAACACTCACACCCAGGATTCAATACTCACACCTGCGATTCAACAGTCACACCCGGGATTCAATACTCACACCCTGGATTCAATACTCACACCTGCAATTCAACACTCACACCTGCAATTCAATACTCACTCCTGCAATTCAACACTCACACCCGGGATTTAACACTCACACCATGTACTGAACCCAcacagaggtgggtaacccggcttcaaagagtaaaaagactgaccatgcatttgctccagcaccatgcactaaaccagctgatcacaataattagttctcccatcatgctgaagagttatgctaattagaatcagctggtttagtgcatggtggtggagcaaatacacggtcagtctttttactctttgaagccgggttacccacctatGAACCCACACACCGAATTTAACATTGACACCCTGGATTTAACACCCATATCCTCTACTGAACAGTGACACTCTCTAATTAAAACTCACACCCGTTACCTGCACATCTCATCCTGAACACACAATGACTCATTAATGACATTTGCCTTATATCAGCTGAATGAGTGGTATTCTCCCATCAATCAGCCATTACACGTGTGCATTTCAGTGGAACACACGTGTAAAATGTAAAGCACGCATTATGCTCAGTTGAAGGTGCTCTGGAAGACTGGGACAGAAAGCCGGTGTGTATATTGTAAGGAAACCATACCCTCACACACTCTGCAGTACACGCACTCACCCTGTGGGGGCGCTGCTGAGCTGCCGGTTCTGCTTGGCGGTGAGAGGAACAGATTGGCTCTCTGCCTCGTGTTCCAACACaggccacagggggcgctgtggcaCAGCTGTGGATGAAGAGAaaagaggatgaggaaggtggAATCAGGATGGTGAGACAGAATCACCGACTCAAAGATGAACAGAATATTAAGCAGCAGagtcctcaaaaaaaaattctaactcTAGACGCTAACAGGcaaaaagttcatttaaataaagcaatgtaaaaattataaaaaataaaaataaaactgaattgaaaccAACAAGGGTGAAAAAGAGAATGAGTCAGATAAAGAAAGGATGAATGAGAAAgtgaaggagacagagagagatacagagagagagatgggagagacaATAAAATACTTCAACAGAAACTCTTTCCTCGgtacaaacacatttgtttgtaaatattgcgCTTTCGTTtgttagtctgtgtgtgggtgagttcTCCGGTTCATCATCAGGCCGGCAGCTTCCATCGCTGTTTGACAAAGACGCGGGTGGCTATTCACCAGTGGAGACTCGCTCTTCGGATTTGCTGTGAGCTTGTGAATCGTGATTACGTTGTGGATTTTGTGCGTTTGACCTCTTGTCCAGCCTTTCTAGTTTGTTTGCTATATAGAGTAACTCCTGTTAGTTAGGGTAATCTTAGTTGGATTGCAAATCCTTCTGTTGGGACACTATTTCGTTATttagtgtttttcatttgttgtttcTGAAGGTGAGTTTGGGTGGAATTTTAAGTCTTAGTGGTGGTTACTAAGACTGGACTCTTAATCTCAGTCCGCTGACTCAGTGTCCCAAAGTTCAGCATTGAAAGCTTTGAAAGACTAAATAGGCTTTAGTTTACTTTTGGTGAGTTAGTTAGAGACTGGAGTTGCTCGCCCATTTGCAGTCGCCATTTCCCTTTCATTACCTTTctcctttatttgtttttatggtCTGACCAAGTCTAGACCAGGTCAtgacacaatgaaaaaataaacacaagagATGATAATGTTTGACCTtccaaaaaaaactcaacagcaaaaaaaatgagagagagagcaagagagatgcCACTCTCCCCATTCGACCCCTAACCTGGCTGTGATCTGCTTGTGGGTGATTGGCCACCTGTCTGCGGTGACCCCTCCCTCTGTGACGCCCCTCTGCTGGACTTCAGCTCCACAGTGTTCAGCTTCTCCACTACAGGGCCGGAAACAGGCAAAGATCTGGACACCTCACTCCTGTGAAGGACCCCTTGCACCTGCCTGGAGCAGACAGTGAGAGGAAGTGCAGAGGCAGATTcttagaggagagagagagagagtaagagatgGAGAGACCGACAAACACCAGGTTAATTAAAACaaccttgtttttttatctttcctCTATATTTACAGGAAAATCCAATTCAAAATCCAAATccaatttttttcatgaaagtCCTAGCCAAGCAGGTAGAATCAGTTCAAATGAATTCCAACTGAAGAATCACCACGGTAACCCCAGAATGCTGCGGAAACTGTTAACTTTGGACAGGAGAGTGACACTAAAGAGGCTGGCTACGCCAGTTACTGAAagccaccagcagggggagcctgTGATATGAAAAATCTGCTTCAGTGTGGCTGAAAGCTGTAGGCAGGCTGTGAACAGGCCATGGCTGACTGATAACGTGTTAATAATTGGCATTAATTCATGGTAAGCCCTAATTCAGCTTTGAAATGTGAGGATCAGTGTCTACCTGCTTCTGTAATATGAAATGACTTGAATTTATTTCTTGAGATTCACAAGGATATTTCACAGTGAACACAATTTCCTTTGAACACTGAAAACCTGTTCCTGGAATGCTCATTTAGAGCTCAGGAGTGAAAGGGTTAAAAAGCTacaaaggtacacacacacacgtacatacacatacacataatctCTAGTGACTGATTTCCCATACCTGTTGACCTGACAGCCTCCACCTGGCCATTCTCTATGGGCGGCGTGTGAGGGGGTGTAGCCAGGCGGGCCCCAGTGGGCGGGGCCGACGGGGACCTGCACTTCTCAGCTCGCATCAGCGCGGGCTGCTCTAGCGTGTACACCTGGACTCCCACACTCCTCTGCTCTGGCCGCTGAGGCTTCTGGGTAAAGCTGAGCACCGACTGCAGTCCCGGAGCCCCGCCCAGCAGCTCGCGCCAGCCCACGGTGGTGGCTCTGACAGCAGGCTCCGCCCTCAGGGGCGtggcctctttctctctctccctagccgcctgcagctccagcagggtGGTCTCCAGCTGCCCCACCCGGCTCCTCAGGGCCTCCGCCTCCGGAAGCAGCCCCAGGTCccgctcctccacccccacgcccacctcccggctccgcccctctgccTCTGGGCCCACCCCCACGGACCGCACCTCCTTCGTTGCTTTCTCCAAGCTGGGGCTAGCAGGGGTTGGGGCGGGGCTAGTGGGTGTCTGGGTGGGGCTAGCAGGGGTTGGGGCAGGGCTAGCAGGGGTTTGGGCGGGGCTAGCGGGTGTCAGACCGGGGCTggtcgggggcggagcctcgtcCTCTGGGATGTGGATGTAGAGCTCCCCCCGCTGAGGGCGGGGCCTGCCCGGCCCCATGCTGGGGCCCAGGAACTTGTGGCTCTTGAGCTGGACGCTGAGCtgcctcttctcctcctgcagcacgGAGATCTTCACCTGCAGCACGGGGATGGTCttcacctgctcctccagctcgcGGATCTTCCGCAAGGCCAGCGCCATCTGCTCGCGCACGTGatgcaggtgggcggggctgggcgagACGGGCGTGGACAGGCCCGAGGAGCcgccgcccggccccgccccctgggcgCGGCTGAGCGCCAGCCCGTGCGCGCTGGACAGGGAGGTGTTGGATCCCGCCACGCTGTTTCGCATGCTGCCCAGGTTGGAGAGCTtgcgcccctccctctcccgctccctctcctcctccagcctccgCCGCGCGTCCAGCAGCGTCTTCTCCACCCGCGCCGCGCTCACGCCGAACGCCGCGCCCGCCGCCGAGGGCCGGGCGCCGTGGTAACCGGGCACGCAGCAGGAGTAGGACGACTGGCGGCTGTCGGCGCTGGCGTTGGAGCAGAGCGACTCGGTGGAGGTCCACCAGGACCCCGTGTAGCCGTATCCGCCGCGCGGCAGCGAGCCGAAGCGCGGTCGCCGTGGCGCCGGCGCCCGCCGGACGGTGTTGCCCTTCTCGATGTCGTTCACGTACTTCAGGAAGTCCAGGTCCAGCCGGTAGCCGTACGGGGTCTCCACTGAATACGGCACGTTCTCTTTGCCCAGGAaggaggggccgggggcggggttagACTTCCCTGTGGGAGAGAGTGCGGCATTGGGAAAAATATAGGGCAGAGCAGTAGGAATATtattggggggtgtggggggggcggtggcatTAGAAATAACAGTGGCAGTTGATGTACCTGGGAAGTTGGAATCCATCTGCAGCACCTGGGCCATGTTGAGCGTCTGTGGTGGGCAGTCACTTCCTCGCCTGTAAAATCTTACctggaaaacagaaacacaatccCTTTAGAAACACTACAACAGTATCTGACAGAAGCACACATTCACCAACAGTACTACACACAGTTTCAGTGTAATACACTAATCTACAGTATTAAATACAGAGTCAGTCAGTGTAAAGCACTCACTAACAGTATTAAACACACCAACAGCCTTAGACACTGTGCGACTAGCGCATTCAGAAAGAGTTTCACCCAGAAACACAGTCACTTACAGTAAGGCAGCAGGGCAGCAGAGTGACATCATACTCATGGAATCTGGGGTGAGCAGGAGTGTGGgacagagggatagagggaggaggaggaggagtgtgagATAATGTGGAAAGAGAATCCGAGTgcgaaaggggggtggggtggggccgGCCGTGGTCGGGGTGGGAGGCCCGGTAACGTCCTCGGCTCCCTCCTTCCAAAAAGTCAGCAGCTTTCGCATGGCGACCCGAGTCCNNNNNNNNNNNNNNNNNNNNNNNNNNNNNNNNNNNNNNNNNNNNNNNNNNNNNNNNNNNNNNNNNNNNNNNNNNNNNNNNNNNNNNNNNNNNNNNNNNTATACACAATGTTCTACTATCCAGCACCACGGATTCCCTGATGGTAATGGAGAGTAGAGATTCTACTATAATGACCTCTGCAAAAACAATGCCCAACAATGCCCAGTCAAAGCCCAACATCTGGCCACCATGCTCCGTCAGCCCAGAGAGAAGTCTAACTGGCTCCACCCTTCTTGCATATGCGGACTTCATGGCTGCTTGGCCACAGAATcatttgtgttctgtctgtATCTCCAGGCTtgggagctgattggctgcagcagaAAAGCTGTGTTAGGTCATAGCTAAGGACCACTATGTGGGAAACTGAAGAGCAAATAGATAGAGGGGGCGGAGTTACTGCACTCTGAGCTCTGAATAAACTAAAGACTTCTCAAGAAACTGCCGCACTTCCTGTTCCAACTTCCCACAGCGCCACAGCCTGGTCCTCGGTTTTGCCAACGCCGCTGTACACTCTGGCTTCCAGGCAATGGCTTCTCCCCCCGTCTGCCGCCCCTCGTCCAGGTTACAAGCACAATCAATCACAACACGGACACCACACAAAGGTGCTGTACCAAAGGTTAAAAGTATCTTGAGACACAATACAGACCTGGCcaccaaaaataaaccaaaataagaTTAACTGGCACACAAGGAATCTCCACCCCGTTCCACCCCCCTGGGGGAATctctttattacattacattacattacattcatttggcagacgcttttatccaaagcgacgtataaaagtgcattttcatgatcgtagacaactgctgaacacgggttcagtaaggtacaattacttattttgtagagctatttctagccgagaacaataaacactatcctggtctaacatctgcaaagccaaactaggcagaagaataagctacagtattaggacgaatacaatttaccaagaagggcagggatggggcaacatgtaacaagtgataggaaaaagggtttttttttttttttttttttttttttaatatatacagcgtggtggtggttattctaggtatagtctgaagagatgagtcttcaggccacggcggaagatggatagtgagggggaggttcggagagggacggggagtttgttccaccactggggagctagggtggagaagctctgtgatccctttgggtgggtgggaggggttgcaagacgccctgctgccgcagagcggagtggtcgagcaggcacatagaattgagtcatgtcctgcaagtagatgggggctgtcctcttggcggcagtgtaggcaagggtcagggctttgaatcggatcctggcagcgaccggtagccagtgaagtgatcgcagcagaggagtgacgtgggagaatttggggaggttgtagatgagtcgggcagcggcattctgaa
Protein-coding sequences here:
- the LOC135248585 gene encoding KN motif and ankyrin repeat domain-containing protein 2-like isoform X2, encoding MAQVLQMDSNFPGKSNPAPGPSFLGKENVPYSVETPYGYRLDLDFLKYVNDIEKGNTVRRAPAPRRPRFGSLPRGGYGYTGSWWTSTESLCSNASADSRQSSYSCCVPGYHGARPSAAGAAFGVSAARVEKTLLDARRRLEEEREREREGRKLSNLGSMRNSVAGSNTSLSSAHGLALSRAQGAGPGGGSSGLSTPVSPSPAHLHHVREQMALALRKIRELEEQVKTIPVLQVKISVLQEEKRQLSVQLKSHKFLGPSMGPGRPRPQRGELYIHIPEDEAPPPTSPGLTPASPAQTPASPAPTPASPTQTPTSPAPTPASPSLEKATKEVRSVGVGPEAEGRSREVGVGVEERDLGLLPEAEALRSRVGQLETTLLELQAAREREKEATPLRAEPAVRATTVGWRELLGGAPGLQSVLSFTQKPQRPEQRSVGVQVYTLEQPALMRAEKCRSPSAPPTGARLATPPHTPPIENGQVEAVRSTESASALPLTVCSRQVQGVLHRSEVSRSLPVSGPVVEKLNTVELKSSRGASQREGSPQTAVPQRPLWPVLEHEAESQSVPLTAKQNRQLSSAPTGYESSSSEDSSSESSDEESDASEYHEARERLPETPTHRPSADQSAAKQGATQSLSTSSAPKPNANQLPLTASAPKRDVAGSPSVVSAPKQVVIQSPLKTQEQVSGKGSSGPCASQEARLQLSDSMMAALHSLQKAVGEPALFSQQEAKSAYSLVLQEWLRVSCHRSADTGVVRAYMDAFASVSPRLLEFVVNMADGNGNTALHYTVSHSNFPVVKQLLDTGLCNADKQNKAGYTAIMLTALAAFHSDSDLRTILQLLHSGDVNAKASQAGQTALMLAVSHGRGDMVRALLSCGAQVNVRDEDGSTALMCACEHGHVDIVRQLLSVPGCDATITDNDGSTALSIALEACQNDIAVLLYAHLNFAKPPSPVSPKAHQMGTSPPPAGDRKGCP
- the LOC135248585 gene encoding KN motif and ankyrin repeat domain-containing protein 2-like isoform X1, with protein sequence MAQVLQMDSNFPGKSNPAPGPSFLGKENVPYSVETPYGYRLDLDFLKYVNDIEKGNTVRRAPAPRRPRFGSLPRGGYGYTGSWWTSTESLCSNASADSRQSSYSCCVPGYHGARPSAAGAAFGVSAARVEKTLLDARRRLEEEREREREGRKLSNLGSMRNSVAGSNTSLSSAHGLALSRAQGAGPGGGSSGLSTPVSPSPAHLHHVREQMALALRKIRELEEQVKTIPVLQVKISVLQEEKRQLSVQLKSHKFLGPSMGPGRPRPQRGELYIHIPEDEAPPPTSPGLTPASPAQTPASPAPTPASPTQTPTSPAPTPASPSLEKATKEVRSVGVGPEAEGRSREVGVGVEERDLGLLPEAEALRSRVGQLETTLLELQAAREREKEATPLRAEPAVRATTVGWRELLGGAPGLQSVLSFTQKPQRPEQRSVGVQVYTLEQPALMRAEKCRSPSAPPTGARLATPPHTPPIENGQVEAVRSTESASALPLTVCSRQVQGVLHRSEVSRSLPVSGPVVEKLNTVELKSSRGASQREGSPQTGGQSPTSRSQPAVPQRPLWPVLEHEAESQSVPLTAKQNRQLSSAPTGYESSSSEDSSSESSDEESDASEYHEARERLPETPTHRPSADQSAAKQGATQSLSTSSAPKPNANQLPLTASAPKRDVAGSPSVVSAPKQVVIQSPLKTQEQVSGKGSSGPCASQEARLQLSDSMMAALHSLQKAVGEPALFSQQEAKSAYSLVLQEWLRVSCHRSADTGVVRAYMDAFASVSPRLLEFVVNMADGNGNTALHYTVSHSNFPVVKQLLDTGLCNADKQNKAGYTAIMLTALAAFHSDSDLRTILQLLHSGDVNAKASQAGQTALMLAVSHGRGDMVRALLSCGAQVNVRDEDGSTALMCACEHGHVDIVRQLLSVPGCDATITDNDGSTALSIALEACQNDIAVLLYAHLNFAKPPSPVSPKAHQMGTSPPPAGDRKGCP